The following proteins are co-located in the Silene latifolia isolate original U9 population chromosome 1, ASM4854445v1, whole genome shotgun sequence genome:
- the LOC141648642 gene encoding UDP-glucose 6-dehydrogenase 1-like, whose amino-acid sequence MSALCEATGADVAEVSHAVGKDTRIGSKFLNASVGFGGSCFQKDILNLVYICECNGLLEVAHYWKQVILMNDYQKTRFVNRVVASMFNTVANKKIAILGFAFKKDTGDTRETPAIVTHTRGRLSL is encoded by the coding sequence ATGTCTGCACTTTGTGAAGCAACTGGCGCTGACGTGGCTGAGGTTTCTCATGCTGTTGGGAAGGACACTAGAATTGGATCAAAGTTTTTGAATGCTAGTGTCGGATTTGGTGGGTCTTGCTTCCAAAAGGATATTTTGAACTTGGTTTACATCTGTGAATGCAATGGACTTCTTGAGGTGGCTCATTACTGGAAGCAGGTTATCCTGATGAACGATTACCAAAAGACCCGGTTTGTTAACCGTGTTGTTGCCTCCATGTTCAACACCGTTGCTAACAAGAAGATTGCAATCCTCGGGTTTGCATTCAAGAAGGATACCGGTGACACTAGGGAGACCCCAGCCATCGTCACTCACACCAGAGGCCGATTAAgcctctaa